The genomic region GGAGTCGGACGGCGGCAACCTGGTGAAGCGCGTGAAGACGTACAAGGACGCGGGTGGCCAGGCCGCGTGCGTGAAGAACTGAGCCGGTGAGTTGAACCGTGCGCCCGGCCTCCATGCCGGGCGCACGCGCCAGGTCAGGCCCGGGCCCGCGTGCGCTTGGAGGCCGCGGGCTTCTTGGCCGGGGCCTTCTTGGCGGGAGCCTTCTTGGCCGCGGGCTTCTTGGCCGGAGCCTTGGCCTTCGCTTCCTTCCGGGCCTGGATCTTCAGGATGTACTCGGTGGCATCCGGCGTCTCGCAGGCCGTGTCGCCCTGATCCACCTCCACCTTGCCCAGCCGCTTCGCCGTCGCGAGCGCCGCGGCCTGGACCGCGCCCCCGGTGGAGCCCACCGCGATGAGCGCGCCGTTCATCGCCTCGCGGACGCGGTTCTTCGCGCCCGGCAGTTCCTGTTCAATCCGCTTCAGCCAAGGCAGCAGGTCTTCCCCGGCGAGCAGCGCGGTCTTCGTGAGCAGCGCGGACAGGCTCTGCCACCCTGCCTGCCCCACCCATTCGGACTTCGACTGTGTCCACGTCAGCGCCTTCACCGCGTGCGGTGAACGCAGCACCACGTTCGACACGAAGACGGGCGTGAGCCCGTACCAGTCCAGCCCCTTCGCCCAGGCGTCCAGCTCCTTCCAGGGCATCTCGGGCGCGTCCACCACCATCGTCGCCAGGAACCGCGCCTCCGTGTGGCCGGACGCCCAGAGCGCCCGGGCGAGCACGCCGTCCGTGCCGATGCGCTTCTTCAACACCCCCAACGGACCGAAGTTCACACCGGACACAGGCTCTGGAGCGCCGTGGCGCAGATAGGTCTTCCGCGTCTGCGCCGTGCCCAGCCGCTCCAGCTCCCGCATCGTCTCTTCGAAGGTCATGTCGCGCGGGATTCTGCCAGCACTAGCTCAAACGAGTGACTGTCACTCCCCGAGTCCCTTCTCCAACTTGCGGCCCGTGAAGGGTGGAGGTCTCACCTTGCGAGGGGGAAGCGATGACCAGCGCTGAGTACCTGTCCGATGTGGAGTCCCTCGACGCCATGGACCCATGGGAGGGCGCGGATGCCCTCCAGGAGATGGAGGCCCTGGCGGATGAGTTCAGCGACCTGGAGGGCTTCGAGGCGGACCCATTCGAGCCCTCGGGCTTCGAGCCTTCGGGCTTCGAGCCTTCGAGCTTCGAGCCTTCGAGCTTCGAGCCTTCGGGTTTCGAGGATGACAGCTTCGAGGAGCTGTTCGCCGAGGCCGAGGCGGAGGACGCCTTCCTGGACGAGGACGGCTTCGACGGGTTCGAGGCGAGCCCGGCCAGCGGTCTGTTCGTGCCGACCTCCAGCAACCGCCTCGTGTCCGGTCCCGCCGCGGTGGCGCTCGCACGGACGCTCAACCCCTTCGTGCTGGAGTCCATGGACGCGGATGACGCCGAGGCCTTCCTCGGCCGCATCACCCGGCGCATCCGCAGCGCCGCGCGCGGCATCGCCCGGGGCGTGCGGCGGGCGGGCCAGTTGGGGGCCGCGGCGCTGCGCCGCGCGGGGCCACTGCTCGCCCGCGCGCTGCCGTTGGTCCAGCGCGTGGCGGGGCTCGCGGGGCCGTGGGGGCGGGTCGTCGCGGCGGGCGTTGGCGCCGCGCAGGGGCTGCTGCGGGGACAGGGATTGCGCGGTGCGCTCGCGGGGGCGGTGGGTGGCCTGATTCCAGGCGTGGGCGGGCGCATCGCGTCCTCTATCCTGCGCGGCGACGGCGCGGACGACGACGCGTCGCTGGATGCGCTCGCGGACATGGCGGATGCGCGGCAGGTGCCGCCCGCCGTGGCCCTGCCGCTGGGCGCGGGGCTCGCGGCGCGGGTGGTGACGCGACAGGCGGTGCCCATGAGCACCACGCTCGGTGGCGCCGCGCAGGGCGTGCTGCGCGCTCGCACACGCGGCGTGGAGCAACTCCTGATGCGGCTCGCCCAGCAGGTGCCGGGCACCTCGGGCCGGCGGCTGCGGCTGATGCGCCTCATCGCCCGGCTGGCGGCGGGGAACCTGCGCCTGCGCGGCACGGGCGGCGCCATCACCGCCCTGCCGAGCGTGGTGCAGGGCGCGGGGCGCCGGGTGCTCACGCGCGCGGTCCAGATGCCCTCGATGGGCGTCGTCCCACCGCGCCTGGCCGCGCGGCGGGTGCATGCCCGGCGGCAGTTGCTGCGCCGCATCCCCGTCGCCGTGGTCAGCGCCGCGAACGTCCGCCGCGCCTACTAGGTCGATCCACTCACGAAGTCTTCAGGACAAGGAGGAGTACCCATGCAACCGCAGCCTTTCGAAGAGGAGTTTTCGAGCCAGGGCGACGAGATGTCCGACCTGTTGGCAGAGGGCGAGGAGGGCTTCGAGGACGAAGGCATGGACGATCCCTTCGAGGGCGAAGGCATGGAGGAGGGCTTCGAGGCCGAGGGCTTCGAGGAGAACCCCACCACCATGGAGGACCCCTTCGAGGGCGAAGGCTTCGAGGACAACCCCACCACCATGGAGGAGGGCTTCGAGGCCGAAGGCTTCGAGGAGACCCCCACCACCATGGAGGAGCCCTTCGAGGCCGAAGGCTTCGAGATGGACAACCCCAACGCCCTGGAGGACACCTTCGCGGACGCGATGGACGCCCAGGACGAGGAGGAGTTCCTCCGCCGCCTGGTGGCCGGCGCGCGCCGGCTGGCCACGGTGGCCGGGCCCACCTTCCAGCGCATCCGCCGCAGGGCCATGCCCATCGCCATGCGGCTCATCCGCCAGGCCGCGCCCCGGCTGGGCGGCATCGCGGGCCAGGAGATTGGCCGCACCCTGGGAGGGCTGCTCCGCGCGGACGCGATGGACGCCTTCGCGGACGCCGCCGGTGACTACGCCAGCGACGAGGACATGGACGCCTTCAACCGCGTGCTGGGCGGGCTGGCGGCGCGGCACGTGGTCCGCTCCACCATGTCTCCCGCGCGCCGCCGGCAGTCGCCCCAGCAGGCCCGGGCGCTGGGACGCGCGGTGGGCCAGATGGCGACGCAGCTCGCTTCGCGCATCAGCCAGCGCTACGGCCCGCGGGCCCTGCCGGCGGTGACGCGCGTGGTGCGTCAGGTGACGCGACTGGTGCGCCAGCAGGGCGCGAGCCCCCAGGCGGTGCCGCGGATGCTCCGCCGCATCGGCGGGCGCGTCATCTCCAGCCCGCGCGTGGTGCGCCGCCTGGCCCGGACGAGCGCCGCCGTGCGGCAGCTGCGGGCGCGCGCGGGCCTGCGCCGGGTGGGGTCTCGCGGCCGGCTGAACCCCATGATGGGCGGCCCCGGCCTTCGCCGGCTGCGGACCGTCACGCTGCGGGGGCCGGTGCGCGTCATCGTGCGGTGAACCAGGGGCGTGAGCGGCAAGGGGGAGGCGGGCACATGGCGGACACGCTTCAGCGGTTCCTGCGGGCCAAGGTCCAGAGCATCACGTTCCGGGCGGGGCGGCTGTCGCGCCTCACGCCGCAGGACGTGGGCATCCGGCCCCGGGACGTCCCCTACGCCCCCTCCGCCGCGCACTTCGCCGCGGCCAACGCGCGCCTGGGCGAAATCGATCGCGACGTGCGCCGCGCCCTGTCGCGGCTGAACGGCCGGCTGCACGACGCCCCCCTCGCGCCTGGCGAGGTGCTGGAGCGCAACGCGCTGCTGGAGCGGGAAATCGACCGCGCCCGCCGCGCCTACGGCCTCTTCTTCGACGTCTTCAGCCAGCGGGGCACGCGGTTCGCGCCGGCGCTGGCGGCCTGCGACGCCATCGCGGTGGACTGCTTCCAGGCCGTGCGGCAGGCCGCGCCGGGACTGATGGACGGTCCCATGCTCAAGCCGCTCACCTACCTGGAGCACGGCTTCTCCCCGGCCACCTTCCGGCGCGGCGTGTTGCTGAGCCGGCTGCTCGGGGAGCGCAACCCCTTCCCGCTCATCCGCGTGCCCTACGAGCGCGTGGAGGCCCCGTGGGGCATGGGCGTCATCCTCCACGAAATCGGCCACAACCTGCAGGCGGACCTGAGCATCTGGCAGGAGACGCAGGTGGCACTCCAGCGGCGGGTGCTGCACGCCACCGGCAACGCGTGGCTCACGCGCCTGTGGGGCCGCTGGCACAAGGAGATCTTCGCGGACCTCATCGCGTGCCTGCTCGGGGGGCCAGCGTCGGTGCACTCGATGAAGGACTTCCTCGCGTACCCGGCGTCACGGGTGCTGACGTTCCATCCGCTCAGCGCGCACCCCACGCCATTCCTGCGCGTGTTCATCCAGGCGGAGATGCTCCGGCGCATGGGCTTCATCCGCCGGGCCTGCGACGTGCGCGACAACTGGGACCGGCTGTATCGCTCGCGGCTGCCCTACGCGCGCATCCCCAAACTGCTCTTGTGCACGGCGGCGCGGCTCATCCCCCATGTCGTGGATGAGATTGCCTTCCAGCCCCGCCGGGGCCTGGCGCAGCGCGCGCTGGTGGACGTGGTGCCGTTCTGGCCGTCGGATCAGGAGCGCATCGACCGGGCCGCGGAGTCATTGGCGCGCGGGCACATCCCGCCGGGGCTGCCGCCGCGCCACGTGGTGAGCGCCAGCCGCGAGGCGCTCGAACGGAGGCTGGCCCCGCCCGAGCGCATCTCTCGGACGGT from Corallococcus exiguus harbors:
- a CDS encoding DNA alkylation repair protein, which gives rise to MTFEETMRELERLGTAQTRKTYLRHGAPEPVSGVNFGPLGVLKKRIGTDGVLARALWASGHTEARFLATMVVDAPEMPWKELDAWAKGLDWYGLTPVFVSNVVLRSPHAVKALTWTQSKSEWVGQAGWQSLSALLTKTALLAGEDLLPWLKRIEQELPGAKNRVREAMNGALIAVGSTGGAVQAAALATAKRLGKVEVDQGDTACETPDATEYILKIQARKEAKAKAPAKKPAAKKAPAKKAPAKKPAASKRTRARA
- a CDS encoding serine/threonine-protein kinase — encoded protein: MTSAEYLSDVESLDAMDPWEGADALQEMEALADEFSDLEGFEADPFEPSGFEPSGFEPSSFEPSSFEPSGFEDDSFEELFAEAEAEDAFLDEDGFDGFEASPASGLFVPTSSNRLVSGPAAVALARTLNPFVLESMDADDAEAFLGRITRRIRSAARGIARGVRRAGQLGAAALRRAGPLLARALPLVQRVAGLAGPWGRVVAAGVGAAQGLLRGQGLRGALAGAVGGLIPGVGGRIASSILRGDGADDDASLDALADMADARQVPPAVALPLGAGLAARVVTRQAVPMSTTLGGAAQGVLRARTRGVEQLLMRLAQQVPGTSGRRLRLMRLIARLAAGNLRLRGTGGAITALPSVVQGAGRRVLTRAVQMPSMGVVPPRLAARRVHARRQLLRRIPVAVVSAANVRRAY